The following are encoded in a window of bacterium genomic DNA:
- a CDS encoding winged helix-turn-helix transcriptional regulator, protein MTPRKAKHPLLSDEALQLVASRFRALGDPTRLRILNTLMQGESSVQGLVEATELEQPNVSRHLAVLRREGIVERRSEGNRALYDIHDTSVVEVCRIVCAGLSGQLVETLDALPKERMWKGDGI, encoded by the coding sequence ATGACTCCTCGAAAAGCGAAGCACCCTCTGTTGAGCGATGAGGCCCTGCAGCTCGTGGCCTCGAGGTTTCGGGCGCTCGGCGACCCGACCCGACTGCGAATTCTCAACACCCTGATGCAGGGCGAGAGTTCGGTGCAGGGGCTGGTGGAAGCGACCGAACTGGAGCAGCCCAACGTCTCCCGCCATCTGGCCGTGCTTCGGCGCGAGGGCATCGTCGAACGGCGCTCGGAAGGCAATCGAGCTCTTTACGACATCCACGACACGAGCGTCGTGGAGGTGTGTCGCATCGTCTGTGCCGGGCTCTCCGGGCAACTGGTGGAGACACTCGACGCTCTGCCGAAAGAGCGGATGTGGAAGGGCGATGGCATCTAA
- a CDS encoding HD-GYP domain-containing protein, whose protein sequence is MDDLSKGPGSPESLPRLGVGKDEALQQRIDMVVAGRFELALEAVDDCAIRLIGSSELAQGLRVLRRHRMRTPEIPLVVIAADDSDPVLVRDCWREQADDLVFESALEVELIHTLERALARHSSRREQADDDAQLVADYGRNTRDLGAALIRLRHNYDETLSALVSALDLREQETACHSQRVALYSTLMGIELGIEGEEAENLYRGALLHDIGKIGIPDAVLLKPGSFTDREREVMRQHTQMGRQILSKISFLAPASSIPASHHEAWDGSGYPERLAGEDIPLHARIFAIVDAYDAIRSDRPYKKALPHSEAISRLEQGAGSHLDPELVALFVSRPESLWNQLAELGSDSLSFQMALEGCHRARTE, encoded by the coding sequence ATGGATGACCTGTCTAAAGGCCCCGGATCGCCCGAAAGCCTGCCCCGACTGGGCGTAGGCAAGGACGAGGCGCTCCAGCAACGCATCGATATGGTCGTCGCGGGCCGCTTCGAATTGGCGCTGGAGGCGGTCGATGACTGCGCCATTCGGCTGATCGGATCGAGCGAACTCGCCCAAGGTCTTCGCGTGCTGCGGCGCCACCGCATGCGCACTCCGGAGATCCCGCTGGTTGTGATCGCCGCAGATGACAGCGATCCGGTCCTGGTGCGGGATTGCTGGCGTGAGCAGGCAGACGATCTGGTATTCGAGAGCGCCCTCGAAGTCGAATTGATCCACACCCTGGAGCGCGCGCTGGCCCGGCATTCGTCGCGACGCGAACAGGCGGACGATGATGCCCAGCTGGTTGCGGACTACGGGCGCAATACACGGGACCTGGGTGCCGCATTGATACGGTTGCGCCACAACTACGACGAGACACTCTCCGCACTCGTGTCCGCACTCGACCTTCGCGAACAGGAAACGGCCTGTCATTCGCAACGCGTTGCCCTGTACTCGACACTCATGGGCATCGAACTGGGAATCGAAGGCGAGGAAGCAGAAAACCTGTATCGCGGAGCCTTGTTGCACGACATCGGCAAGATCGGAATCCCCGATGCCGTATTGCTCAAGCCCGGCTCGTTTACGGATCGGGAACGGGAGGTGATGCGTCAGCACACCCAGATGGGCAGACAGATCCTGTCCAAGATCAGTTTCCTTGCACCTGCTAGTTCAATCCCCGCCTCGCATCACGAAGCCTGGGATGGCAGCGGGTATCCGGAGCGGCTGGCCGGAGAGGACATTCCATTGCACGCGCGCATCTTCGCGATCGTCGACGCGTACGACGCCATTCGTTCCGATCGTCCGTACAAGAAGGCCCTGCCCCACTCCGAAGCCATTTCCCGCCTGGAACAGGGCGCGGGCTCGCACCTGGATCCCGAGCTCGTCGCTCTCTTCGTCTCCAGACCCGAGTCGCTCTGGAATCAGCTTGCAGAACTGGGGTCGGACTCTCTCAGCTTCCAGATGGCACTCGAAGGTTGCCACCGAGCGAGAACGGAATGA